The Armatimonadota bacterium DNA window CACCTGGCTGAGTTGTCGTCTCAGCAGCCGGAACAGACTGCTGAACAGGCCCTGCTCCCGGCTGAGCAGGCTTTGTGGGCGGAACCTGAGCAGGCGCAGTAGACGGACAAGAAGGTGTCTTTGCCATGTGGGCTTTCTCACCGGTCTTGGAGCCTTGTATAGCCAATATCCCTCCTGCCACGGCTGCCGCCACAACAATCAAAGAAACGACTATAGTCAATATCGTTCGCTGCTGCTTAGTCATCACGGGTACCTCCTGTTTTCGTTCATTACAGGTTTACCCGCAATCAGCTCATCATCAACTCGTCAGCAGAATAATGATGTCCAAAGTTTGCAGCAGATATACTGGACCTATCCAAATCTGCCGGTTACATAGTCTTCTGTGCGCTTATCGGCAAGACGAGTATAAACTTTTTATTTGTAATTTCTCCTTTAGAACGTAACGATCCACTCAGCCAAGAGGCCGTTGTTGTCTATGCTGTTTTGCTCTTCATTGGTGAACTTATAGAAGAGTTTGAGCCTGCTGTTTTCATCCAGCCAGCGGATTGCGCCCAATTCCCATGAGTTGACCCTGCCAAATGCAGGAGTTTTTGGGTCTTCGGACATTGTGGAATAGCGGGCAACAAGCGTATCGGCATTATCGATATTGTAGCCGAGCTGAGCATAGTAACCGCTCTGCCACAAGTTCTGGTCGTATTTGTTGGGGTCGGCATCATCGAAGCCTTTGCCTCGAATATACTCGCCCTTGAACGTAAGATTACTCATGTAATACTGCAGGTCCGCTCCGTATCTGATCTTCTGGGACGGATCGTAGAGCACTGCACCTGCCGCATTTTTATACCATATACCATAGCCGTGGTAGCCGGACATACCTAAGTCGAGGTCGCCGAGCCTGAACTTTACATTGGCAAGAACGTCCTTGGCGTCGTTGTTATCTGTTGCGGATGTGGAGCCGTTCTGAGTGCCGGTGCCGTTATATGCTCCAACGGTCCATAAAATCTTAGCATCGGCCGGGCTTGTCAGTATTGCGCCGGTGTCTCTTTCACCGGGGAAGAACCTACGCACAAAGAGGGCTCTTTCAGGAGTCTCTCTCTTTGACGATGAGTAAGGCACTTCGTAGCCGAACCACCAATACTGCTGGCCGACCTGGAAACTTGGAGCTATGGCGCAGCCGTCGCCGAAGGCATAGTTGTAATAGGCGTCTTTGACACTCGTAGTATTCTGGCCAGCATCAAGTTGCAGCACAGCCGTGCTTCTGATGGTCGGTGTAGCCGTAAGTTTTAATCGGGCCCGGCGCACCAGAAAAGTATCGTATGACTTATCGGCAGGCGTGGTGTCTTTTGTGTAGTCGATGGTCTGGTAGCGGGTTTGAAGATAACCGCTAAACTTGAGTTTCCTGAGTGCGGAAACATCCGATGCAGTGGCCCTTACGATGCCCTCTTCGTCATTGAGCATGGCGTCGTGAGTCGCAACCATATCTTTCAGTTCGGCGACAGTGGCCTCGACCGTATCGAGCCTCGTTCCGATCACAGTAAGCTCGACCTTGAACTCATCTACCAGCTTGGTGATAGTTGCTAGGTCCTGCGCGCTCACTTCTCCTGCGGGAGTTGTGGGCATTGTAATTGTTGCTGGAGCACCGGAAGGCTTGCTTGCTTGAGATTTAACTGCATCCAGCTTCTCGTTCATGCCTTCGAGAATGCGTGCTGTCACTGTCGCAAATTCGTAGCGGGTCAGAGTCCTGTCTCCCAGAAAGCTGCCGTTGGGATAACCGACTATGTATCCCTTTCCTATAAGGTCGTTGACTGCCTCGTAGGCCCAGTGGCCTTTCGGCACATCGGGTGGAGTCTGGGCGGCGACAGAAACTGCGCAGCCCAAAAGCAGCATCATTGCCAGAAACTTATTCACACTGATTTCCCCTTTCTCTTATGTCTCAGGTTAAGATCAGGATACATCCCCATCCTTACAGGAATCTGACAGAACAGTTGACAGACAATTAACTTTGCAATATCGCATGCTTCTAACCAGTGCGCAACACAACCTTAACACATGCATTCTAACATATAGTCGGATCAATATAATAAGCTGAGGTAAGAGATATGTCTGCGCGAGTAATCGTGGTTGAGGATGAAGAGGATATAGCTCTGCTGCTGCGTCACAATCTTGAGAAAGAGGGTTACAAGGTAGAAATTTGCGAGGACGGGGTGCAGGCGCTTGATTCAGTCCGGCGTAAAGCTCCTGACCTGATGCTGCTGGACGTTATGCTGCCGATAGTCGACGGCAAGGAAGTCTGCCGCATGCTCCGGCGCGACTACGATTTTCCGATCATAATGGTCAGCGCCAGATCCGGTGAGGTGGACAAGGTGATTGGCCTGGAAGTCGGTGCCGATGACTATATAGCCAAGCCATTCAGTATTATTGAGCTGATAGCGCGTGTCCGCTCGGCCTTGAGGAGATCGTCGGGTGAGTCCAGAAGAAAAGACGAGGTGCTGCGCGGCGGCGAGATAGTGCTGGATCGTGCAAGGCACGAGGTCCGGGTTACTGATAATCCGGTTGATCTGCGTCCAAAAGAGTTTGCATTGCTCGATATCCTGCTTTCAAATAAGGGCAGGGTCCTAGATAGAGATTCGCTGCTGGAAAAAGTGTGGGGTGAAGATGAATACATAGACCACGGCACCATAGACGTTCATGTGCGCCGTCTGCGCGAGAAGATCGAGCAGGACCCCGGAAATCCGCGCTATATAATTACGGTGCGCGGTGTGGGTTACAAGTTTGGAATAGAGTAAATAGCGGTTTGTTCTCCAGAGAACCTGGGTAAGCTCTACAATGGTTAAGCAATATCAGTTAAAGGAGTAAGCAATGGAAGACAAACCTAAAATCATGACCACAAAGGCCTCCGGCGAGTGGAGCGCCCCTATGCTCATAACCGCGAAGATGGGAGAATTTGACGCAGTTTTGGACGAGCCCGCATATGTAGGCGGAACCAATAAAGGCGCATCGCCTATGGACTATGTCACTGCAGCGCTGATAGGGTGCGCGGGGATAACATTGTCGGTAGTGTCAAAACAGATGGACTTTACCTTCTCGGGTGCCAGATTTGAGGCAGAGGGAGATATAGACTTGAGAGGATTCATGGGTATGCCAGGTGTCTGCAGGCACTTCTGTGCGTTTCGGGGCAAATTTTATGTCAAGACAAACGAGAGCCAGGAGCGCCTGGATATGGTCAAAGACCAGGTCAAAAACCGCTGCCCTGTCTTTAACCTCCTTCATGACGCCGGAGTACAGACAGAGATTGAGTGGGTAAAGGAATAGCTCAACTTCTTAAGACACTACAAGATCACATCGAGATTTATCATTGAAGCATGAAAACCTAAAATTCTGTTTTCGTGCTTCTTTCTTTTAATTTGTGCAGGATTCTCGTATTGTAATATCTAAACCCATGCCGGTATATACGCCCAGTTAAAGAGAGGTATTGATATGAGCGAGGTTACACGCGTAACTGTCTGGAACGAATTCAGGCATGAAAAGACGGATGGTGAAGAACCACAAAAGGTCTATCCCAAAGGCATGCACAATGCGATTGCCGACTATCTGAAAAAGCAGCCCGGATTTGAAGTTCGCACGGCTACATTGGACGAGCCGGAGCATGGCCTGACACAGGAAGTGCTTGATAATACTGACGTGCTCACCTGGTGGGGGCATGCGGCGCACCAAGAAGTAAAAGACGAGATAGTCGAGAGGATTTATAAGCGTGTCCTGGATGGGATGGGTCTGATTGTAATGCACTCAGCCCACTTTTCCAAGATATTCAAAAAACTGATGGGCACATCGTGCAACCTGAAGTGGCGAGAAGTCGGTGAAAAAGAGAGGCTATGGGTCATTGACCCCTCTCACCCGATTGCAGCAGGCCTGCCGGAATATTTCGAGATACCGCATACGGAAATGTACGGCGAGAGGTTCGATATTCCAGCGCCTGATGAGCTTGTCTTTGTGAGCTGGTTTGAGGGCGGAGAGGTATTCCGCAGCGGATGCTGCTGGCACAGAGGCGCAGGCAAAGTGTTTTACTTCAGACCCGGCCATGAGACTTTCCCTATTTACTATCAGAAAGAGGTGCTTAAGGTAATCGAAAATGGTGTCAGGTGGGCAAAGCCATCAGGCGGGCCTGCGCATTATTATGGCCATGTTCCTGAGCCACTCGAAAAGATTACATCTTCAAAATAGCAATAAGTTCATATATATTGACTTGAAGCTTCGGGAGCCCTATTATTAAGTCAGCCTATCCATTTTCACGAGGAGGAGTAGAGAATTGAGTAGACTGATGAGATATGGGGCTCTTTTGGCCATGCTTGTGTTTGCTCTGTCAATTACAACAAGCGCAGCTACCAAGAAAACACCCGCAAAGAAAACCACGACTAAGACCCCTCATTATGTTCAAGGGACGACTCAGCTAAAGGGTGAATACGCCGAGTTCGGCAAAACTTATACCTTGGGCAAGAACAATCCTTTCAACATCACTCTAAAGAGCGCAGAGTATACTATCGATCCGGTAAACATTGGCGATCAAACTTATGTGCCGACTGCAGACGAGAAACTGATCGTATACCATATGACCTATCACAACCCGCAGCCGAACGAGTACCATATCCGATGGGACAATTTCTCTTTTACAGTAGTCGATCCGCAGAGCCAGAACCATGACGGGCTTAGAGACCTTGGAATGGAAAAGGATAAGCAGCAGTGTTCTATGAGCCTCAAGCCCGCGCAGAAGGTAGATGTATATGGCGTAATGCCTGTGCCTTCAAAAGGCGAAATGCCCAAGCTGATTATCAAGTCTGATGACGATCTTGTGCTGCGCTATGACCTCAGGGGCAAAGTGAAGGGCCTGCCCGCGGAGTATACTGATCCGGCAGACAAGACCAACACCACAGTGCTCGACAAGATCCCTGCGAAGATGGGTGTCTATTATCCATTGGGTGAGCTTGAAGTGAAACTCGACAAGATCGAGATCAATGATGATCCCTCTATGGGCGAGCAAACAACCGAAGAAGGCGAGGTCTTTTTGGTTGCGTATATCAGCGTTAAGAATGTGGGGAAATCCCCCCAGTTTATGCGGTGGGATACATTCGACCCTGCAATTGTTGATACAGACGGCGTAGAAACCGGAAACAATAAAGACATGTTCCAAAAGAGCAAGGACAGGTCTTTTTCGGCTGAGATACAGCCAGGACAGGAAGTCAGTGTTCGGTCCATATTCACAATCCCTGAAGACACTGATTTGAAGAGCCTATCTATGCACTTCAATGAAAATAAAACATTTGTCTTTGACATCAGCTCTGTAAAGAGCTAATATACCACTTTGCAACGATGGGTCGAGTTCAAAACTCGGCCCGTCGTGCTAAAAACTTCCACCGAACAGCCGCACCAAAAGTAGAATGTTGAGCCCCACTATCAACAATCCTGAGACAGCCATTAGTGAGCCTTCCAGCCAGTGATTTGCGTACTTGCCCATCACGTTCTTACTCTGGGTCAGTAAAAACAACGGAAGCATAGTAAATGGAAGCTGCACACTTAAACAGACCTGGCTGAGAATGAGCGCCTGGAATGTATTCCGAATCATCATTATGATACCAAGCGCAGGCAGCAGAGTGATTACCAGGCCCATCCTAAACCACTTGCTGTCGAGTGTGGTCTGTTTACCGAGATAGCCGCTTAGGGTGGTTCCTCCCGCAATCCCGGCTGTCATGGAAGAGGATATACCGGCAAATAAAAGTGCGACGCCGAAGATCATTGATGCAAAATTGCCCGCCAATGGACGCAGTGTATCCGATGCCTGCTTCAGATCACTGACGTAAACCCCGTGCTTATGAAAAACAGCCGCAGCCACGATCACCATTGCGCAGTTTATTGCCATTCCGGCAAGCATCGCAACGAGTGTGTCTACAAACTCATACCGCAGCAGGCGTCTGGTTTCGGCTTCGTTTTCGCCTTTCCAGTTGCGGTTTTGAATCACCTCCGAATGCAGATACATATTGTGCGGCATCACGACCGCGCCCAGCACTCCCATCGCAACGATAATGCTCTGTGAACTGAGTTTGGGCACAAAGGTGTGATATATAGCTGTGCCCCAGTCCGGTTTGACCAGATAAAGCTCGATCAGATACGCAAAACCGATCAGACTCACGAACGCTACGATAAGCTTT harbors:
- a CDS encoding Nramp family divalent metal transporter; translated protein: MRIDLPTFINGRGAQLRGSARMLRQIIGYLGPGFFVTVGFIDPGNWATNIAAGSSFNYSLLWVVTLSTLILILWQHMSAHLGIVNGKCLAEAIHEHVRPLPRLIYGTTAMAAMVATALAEILGAALGLNLLFHIPVRAAAVIATIFIIGVVWYQRYNSLEKLIVAFVSLIGFAYLIELYLVKPDWGTAIYHTFVPKLSSQSIIVAMGVLGAVVMPHNMYLHSEVIQNRNWKGENEAETRRLLRYEFVDTLVAMLAGMAINCAMVIVAAAVFHKHGVYVSDLKQASDTLRPLAGNFASMIFGVALLFAGISSSMTAGIAGGTTLSGYLGKQTTLDSKWFRMGLVITLLPALGIIMMIRNTFQALILSQVCLSVQLPFTMLPLFLLTQSKNVMGKYANHWLEGSLMAVSGLLIVGLNILLLVRLFGGSF
- a CDS encoding DUF4352 domain-containing protein; translation: MSRLMRYGALLAMLVFALSITTSAATKKTPAKKTTTKTPHYVQGTTQLKGEYAEFGKTYTLGKNNPFNITLKSAEYTIDPVNIGDQTYVPTADEKLIVYHMTYHNPQPNEYHIRWDNFSFTVVDPQSQNHDGLRDLGMEKDKQQCSMSLKPAQKVDVYGVMPVPSKGEMPKLIIKSDDDLVLRYDLRGKVKGLPAEYTDPADKTNTTVLDKIPAKMGVYYPLGELEVKLDKIEINDDPSMGEQTTEEGEVFLVAYISVKNVGKSPQFMRWDTFDPAIVDTDGVETGNNKDMFQKSKDRSFSAEIQPGQEVSVRSIFTIPEDTDLKSLSMHFNENKTFVFDISSVKS
- a CDS encoding OsmC family protein — its product is MEDKPKIMTTKASGEWSAPMLITAKMGEFDAVLDEPAYVGGTNKGASPMDYVTAALIGCAGITLSVVSKQMDFTFSGARFEAEGDIDLRGFMGMPGVCRHFCAFRGKFYVKTNESQERLDMVKDQVKNRCPVFNLLHDAGVQTEIEWVKE
- a CDS encoding S-layer homology domain-containing protein, with protein sequence MNKFLAMMLLLGCAVSVAAQTPPDVPKGHWAYEAVNDLIGKGYIVGYPNGSFLGDRTLTRYEFATVTARILEGMNEKLDAVKSQASKPSGAPATITMPTTPAGEVSAQDLATITKLVDEFKVELTVIGTRLDTVEATVAELKDMVATHDAMLNDEEGIVRATASDVSALRKLKFSGYLQTRYQTIDYTKDTTPADKSYDTFLVRRARLKLTATPTIRSTAVLQLDAGQNTTSVKDAYYNYAFGDGCAIAPSFQVGQQYWWFGYEVPYSSSKRETPERALFVRRFFPGERDTGAILTSPADAKILWTVGAYNGTGTQNGSTSATDNNDAKDVLANVKFRLGDLDLGMSGYHGYGIWYKNAAGAVLYDPSQKIRYGADLQYYMSNLTFKGEYIRGKGFDDADPNKYDQNLWQSGYYAQLGYNIDNADTLVARYSTMSEDPKTPAFGRVNSWELGAIRWLDENSRLKLFYKFTNEEQNSIDNNGLLAEWIVTF
- a CDS encoding response regulator transcription factor gives rise to the protein MSARVIVVEDEEDIALLLRHNLEKEGYKVEICEDGVQALDSVRRKAPDLMLLDVMLPIVDGKEVCRMLRRDYDFPIIMVSARSGEVDKVIGLEVGADDYIAKPFSIIELIARVRSALRRSSGESRRKDEVLRGGEIVLDRARHEVRVTDNPVDLRPKEFALLDILLSNKGRVLDRDSLLEKVWGEDEYIDHGTIDVHVRRLREKIEQDPGNPRYIITVRGVGYKFGIE
- a CDS encoding ThuA domain-containing protein, whose protein sequence is MSEVTRVTVWNEFRHEKTDGEEPQKVYPKGMHNAIADYLKKQPGFEVRTATLDEPEHGLTQEVLDNTDVLTWWGHAAHQEVKDEIVERIYKRVLDGMGLIVMHSAHFSKIFKKLMGTSCNLKWREVGEKERLWVIDPSHPIAAGLPEYFEIPHTEMYGERFDIPAPDELVFVSWFEGGEVFRSGCCWHRGAGKVFYFRPGHETFPIYYQKEVLKVIENGVRWAKPSGGPAHYYGHVPEPLEKITSSK